AAGCCTATCGAAAATCAATTCAGCGCCTAAGGGTGCATATATTCCTTGATGGATTAGATGAAAGTTTTGAACAGATCCGTGGTGAAATCTTGAGAAAGGATCCTATTCCTGAATTGGAATCATGTTATGCACTCGTTCGTCGTGAATCTGTTCGATGTACAACGATGGCAAAAGAATCGGAAGAAGTTGAACTTGCTGCTATGGAAACTCGAAACCGGTACAATCAAAAAGGGTCTTTTCAGAGATACTCAAAGACTGAGGTGGACAAGTCATCACTTAAGTGTACACACTGTAATCAATCTGTACATACAATTGACATGTGTTTCGAGTTGGTTGGATATCCAGATTGGTGGGATCAACATCTGGAGAGgaagaatgagacaaagaaaaattctggtgctccaatggcttcaacaaagaaaggaaaggaTTTCATGGTAATATCTGCATCAGTAGCAAGGACAGACCATATGACATGTGATTCTAAACAAATCTCTCCCCTTAAACCATCCTTACAAAAAAAAAGTCTCTACTGCAAATGGCTCACAAGCTCCAATTACTGGTGAagggtcaatatctctcactgaaACTTTAAACCTAGATTCTATCTTAGTAGTTCCTACATTAGACTGTAATCTCCTATCAGTTTCCCAAATAACTAATACTTTACATTGTGCAGTGATATTTTGGCCTGActgttgtgtttttaaggacatcAAAACGAAGCAAACGATTGGTTATGGTGTTAAGCATGGGAAGCTGTATTATCTGGATTTGGTGTCTAGTAGTTCGGATAAGCTGCGTCAAACTCTTCTTGCTGATGGTTTTGAGGGGGAGagacaaaattttcaaattttgttaTGGCATCGACGATTGGGACATGCATCGTTTagttatttaaaaaaattatttcctagtTTGTTTGGAAAACTTGATATTTCTAGTTTTCATTGTGAAGTATGTGAACTTGCAAAAAGCCATCGTGCTTCTTTTCCATTATCATTCAATAAGAGTCCAATTCCTTTTATGATCATACACTCTGATGTTTGAGGGCCATCTAAAACTACTACCCTGGGTGGTTCaagatggtttgttacttttattgatgattgcactAGAATGACGTGGGTGTGtctcatgaaaaacaaaagtgaAGTTACCGCCTTGTTTCAAAAGTTCCATAAGATGATTAACACTCAGTACAACAAACAGATTCAAGTACTTCGTAGTGATACTGGTGGTGAATATATGGATTCTGACCTTCAACAATATTTTGAGGGACACAGGATTATTCATCAAACTACTTGCTCTAATACGCCTCagcagaatggagtagcagagagAAAGAATCGTCACTTACTGGAAGTGGTCCGTGCTTCATTGATAGAAGCACATACACCACTGATGTATTGGGGAGAGGCACTTACTTCTGCAACATATCTTATCAATCGAGTGCCATCCAGTACCATTGTGTTTCAAACACCCCATCAAGCTCTTGCTGAAGCAGTTGTGGCTCCAGCTGTTCCTAATATGTCGCCTCATGTGTTTGGTTGTGTAGCTTATGTTCATCTGCACAAGAACCAACGTGATAAGTTGGCTCCTAGAGCTCTAAAGTGTGTATTTGTGGGATATGCAACAACTAAAAAGGGATATCGTTGCTATCATCCTCCAACCAAAAGAATGTTTATTACTTTGgatgttgtatttcatgaagATACTATGTATTTTTCATGTGAGTCTGAACTTCAGGGGGAGTACCATAAGGAAATTCAGACTCTTAACCATGATGAAGATATATCGGAAATTGATGTATCTGTTATTGTCAACTCTGATGATATGGTAAGAGAATCTGTTAATGAAAGTTCTTCACGAGAAGAAACAGAAATTACAGTATTAGATCGTGATATAGAGATTCAAGATGAGGTTATGATAGAAGATATTCCAGAGTCTACGTTacctcaagaagatgaaacaccaaACCAATCGTCTGCTACGGATGTTCTTGAAGAATCTAGGAGACAACTTCCACAACGTGTAAACAGAGGTATTCCTAAACCCAGATATGAACCTGAAATCTCTAGTAAGGTTAAGTACCCTATGAGTCATTATGTCTCTCACCATCGTTTGTCTAAAGCTAATAAGGCATTCGTGAATCAACTATCTACTGTTTTTATTCCTAAAAATGTGCAGGAAGCATTAGCTGATCCAACATGGAGAGCATCTATAGAAGAAGAAATGAGGTCCCTTTTTCAGAATGATACTTGAGATTATGTTGATTGTCCAGAAGGAAGAAAGATTGTGGGGTGTCGTTGGATTTTCACCattaaatacaaggaaaatgGTGAGATTGAACGTTATAAAGCAAGATTAGTTGCTAAAGGGTACATCCAAACTTATGGTATCGACTATACAGAAACTTTTGCTCCATTAGCGAAAATCAACACAGTACGAGTATTGTTATCGCTTGCTGCAAACTTGGATTGTCCTTTGCAACAATTTGATGTAAAGAATGCCTTCTTTCATGGTGAATTAACTGAAGAAGTTTATATGGAGCTCCCACCTGGTATTTCAGTTCCAGGATCTCATGGTAAGAAGGTATGTAAGCTAAACAAGtcattgtatggactaaaacaatCTCCAAGGGCCTGGTTTGGCAGATTCACCAAATTTATGAGGAACTTTGGATATCGTCAGAGTAATTCTGATCATACTTTGTTCATAAAGAAAAGGAAGGATAAAATTACCGCTCTTatcatatatgtagatgatatggtggtgacaggaaatgATCCAGAGGAGAGGAAATCTTTTCAACGATACTTATCAAAGgaatttgaaatgaaagatttggtTCATTGAAATACTTCCTTGGAATTGAAGTTTCTCGATCCAGTGAAGGAATTTTCTTATCACAAAGGAAATATGTTCTTGATCTGCTAAAAGAAGTGGGCATGTCAGCATGTCAGCCAATCCATACACCTTTAGAAGAAAAGGTAAATCTGTGTATTGAACCTGATCAAGTTCCTGCTGATAAAAGGAGATATCAAAGACTTGTGGGGAGATTGATGTATCTATCTCACACAAGGCCAGATCTTGCTTATGCACTCAGTGTTGTTAGTCAATTCATGCGCAATCCAGGTGAACAACACATGGATGCAGTTTTAcgtattttgaggtatttgaagtctgctcctggaaaagggattttattctctaaaaatgaagattataGAAAGGTTGTGGCATATACAGATTCTGACTATGCAGGAGAAATAGATGGCAGACGTTCTACTGCAGGCTACTTTACCTTTGTGGGAGGTAACTTAGTTacttggagaagtaagaaacaaaatattgttacaCGATCAAGCGCACAGGCTGAATTCAGAGGGATGTCAGATGGCATTtgtgaaactttgtggttgaggCTTCTCCTTAAGGATTTGGGGGTTCCTCTCAAGGATCCCATTACTTTGTATTGTGATAACAAAGCTGCGCGTGATATTGCTCATAATCCTGTTTAGCATGATCGTACTAAACATGTGGAGGTTGACAGGTTCTTCATCAAAGAGAAGCTGGACAACAACATTATTGAGCTGCCACCGGTTCGGTCTGAAGAACAACTTGCAGATATTCTCACACATGGAGTGTCATGCGAAAAATACTTGAGTGTTCAGGACAAGTTGGGCATGTGTGATATTtatgcaccaacttgagggggagtgttaataTATATCATtatttaaggataatatattgtttcatagtatataggatctttgctttatcataatatatcgggctctatatattcatgagctgtgtaaccagaattgataagattatcataataagaattatcttcttcttgatcctataTTTGTGAAGATATTTACCCTCACTATTATTGGCATGTCGTTACTTTTTTTATGTAAGTACTTTCTTTTATTTccacttttcattgattgatttcTATAAATTGGTTGTCTGGTTACTTGGTTGGGTATGTTCTTCAGATGTTTGGATTAGTCTCTGATCGatacctagtattattgattatGGGATGCCACCATGTCTGGGTTCaccttatcttttatctcgtatAAATTTCTGCCTTGGTTTTGTGGTCTGtttatttaaaattttaatttgggTTTTGAGGTTGAATTTTAATGGGTTGAAAGTATGCTGTTGAAATTGATTCTTAAAAGAATTCTAGTGCATTTGGCTacataaaggattcatttttcaATTTTCCCTCATGCAAATTCTTATGGCACCATTTAGCTTCATTAGGTTCTTTCATCTTGAGATTTTTGCTCTCTGGcaacttattttattatttatttcgaAAAGAGGAAGCAACTCACTCATTAGTTCTAGAATTTTGATGCATAGAGAGCTGTGGATCAATTGCATTTACATAGTTGAAACAGTTCTGAATGTAGAGATTGTTTCAAATGGCTAAAAGGCTATCTCCAGTTTAACTGTTTTGAATGGCATTTCTGTtagaaaaagttgatatgtttgcTGCTTTTAGTATAGCACATCTACTGGTTAAGATAAAAGCCGAGGCTTTGAAATTTATAAAAGGTTGGGAATTGTTCCGAATATTAGAGCTTTGGCATATCTTAGGAGCAGTATTACGTGAGCAACTAATTAGAACCAGCAGTACCAAACAGAAGGAAACCCTTTGCACATAATTTGCTCAAAGGAAGAAAACTCTACGAATATAGGATAATGAACCTCACAGCATTGAACTACAGGCTATATAAGGTATCTCCTAAATGCAGCGCGGTACGTGCTCCAAGCTGAATAAAAGATGCAacctttgtacattctttacgaGTCATGTTTTGCCTGAATGATCATCTTTGATGTCAGCTGTTTCGTCGACTTTAGGCCTGGTGTTCTTAAGGACCTGCAATAACAGTTCAAAATGAATTTTGAAAACTAGTCGTACTGGCATTTATGGCTGAAAAAGTTAATCTGGTTGATATGTGGCAGTTGAAAAAAATCAGCAAATTACTACTTACCTTCTGTAGCATGGTATTTTCGTTGGTCAAAGTCGAAATCTTCTCCCCCACCTTTGAATTCTTGTCCTGCAAATCTGTTGCTTTAGATTCCAGCTCGGTGACATAAAGCTTCTTCCTTTCACGGGCTTGCTGGGCGGAAACTCTGTTCCTAAGCAACCTGTTGATTCAGATGTATCAATTTAATTGAGGGGATCAACATACGACGAGGATTATAATGGTTATTATAAGGATATATTAGGACACCAAGCAATCTAACTATAATGTGAATGGCACATGCATAGGGTAGGcctcaattttattttttagttcatCCCAAGTCACTCACGTGCGTAATCTAAGATTTTCATTTTCGTGTTATGAGTAGGATTCTGTGAGCAAACTCTTGTTAGTTGttacctctctctctctctatattgCTGATCAAACAAAAATGCTTTGGTTTGTCTAATGATTGTGTTATGCATGAGCACTGACAGCTGCTGGAAACTCAACATTTTTCCGATGTTAAACTATTTTAGTAGAAAACTTCAACATAAAGAAATAGAAAAATGAGACAAAGAATCTATACTAATTCAGATTGGAACATATACATATATCTGTCAGATGTGATGCGAAGAATTTGTAAGTTATGAATATATGTTATGCAAGTCTTCCTACATATATGTCTCACTCTACGTCTATGAATGGTTTATTGTGTTCTACCTCTTTTACCGTAGAATTACcatgaaataaaaattagtagACCCTCTCCCTTGACTTACCTCTCTGTTTCTGTTCTACGATCATCCTAATTCTGGAGTACACCTCTTCAGATTTGTTTCCTCTCATCACCGTAAGTTTCTACTTCATCGTTCGACATAACAAGAAAAATGAATCCCTAAGCGACTCACCACTTTGAGAAAATTGGTTTTTCTGTCGTCCCTCACACCTACCCTCGACTCTATGATTTCCATATGGTATGATAATTAACGTATAAGATAAACGGTACTCTATCATGATTACTAAATTTAGGCACACTATCATGATTACTAAATTTAGGCACACGTAGGTACATTCGCTTAGGTGCTCTATCAAGATTATCCTCAGTAATTACAAGAAGAAGAATAGTGCAAGCATTATAACATTTCTCAAAATTAAACACATCAGATCCAAAAAATTGATGAGTAATCAACAACAAGACAGTAGTAAGTACCTCTTCTACCTTCTGTACACTCTATAGGCAGGATTTCGGCCTCTCTTAAGCTGTTTACAAGATGCTGCGGCATTGTTGTTTTGTTGTGATTCCTCACCAACAACAGTAGCATGATAAAACTAGGTTTAGAATTACTTTGGAAGATGTGGTTGCCCATCATAAGGCTGCTTCAGCTCCCCTTTCTTCTAATTGCTCTATATGGTAAAATCTGCATACAGATCCCTTGCTTCAATGGTGGTTCCTGCATAGTCGATCAAAGTAAGACTAATGCCTGAAGTAGTATTTAAAGAGTCTGCATATAATATTATAGCTATAACAGTTCACATGCATCAGACTATTGATATTGAACAATTGGTTTTGCATTACACCTTGCTCTCGATATATGCCGAACTATGATACTGCAGCATACTGGCCAACCTAAAGCACATTTCCCTTTGTTTTTTCATGGTACCATGAGTCCTGAAAAGTATCATAACATAACGCATATCGAGATTTAGATGCACCCGTGTCTGTAGCTTTCCAGATGCATAAATAGTCTGCATTGAACTAATTAGTTCTTTTTAATACTGTTGCTGCTAGGTCAAACAAACGGTTGGTCGCAGAATCAATGCTGGGTCAGATGCCACTGAAATCTCGTCGGATGCAAAATCGACTGCAGAAGAAGCCTTGGCTTGTGCAAAAGCTGCTGAAAACAAGGCACACGAAATTGAGAATAAGTACATTGCTCTTGAAAACATACTACAGAAGTTGGAGAAGAAGGAGAACATTCCCTAGTCTACTGATAAAACTAGACTACTCGTCTAATTTAAGGCCAGAAATGCTATTAAACTCCCTCTTTTCCACCCCCTATTCACCTCCCTACAATCTAAACCACACATTTACATTTAGATTCACATTCTGGTAGATGTGAGGTTCACCATTTCAAGATGTGGGGTTTAGATCGCAGGGAGGTGACTAAGGAGGTGAAAAAGAAGGAGTTAAAATAGTCCTGCCGTGTGATATGCTCtagtttagttttttcttttttttttaaactgttCCGTCATTTTGATTTTGACTACTCGAAGTGTTCTTATTTGTAGGGAATTGCGATCATGTAGTATTTTAACTGTTatgttttttcaaaattttcttttttatgaTGAATTTCTATATTGTTCATATCAAACCCTTTAAACTCCTAAGTCATGCGAGGCCATGCGTCCCACTGTGAGAATACCCATCCTTGATCTCCATTCCACTTTTCCTCAAATTATATGAATGTAACGGTAAAATCTCTTTCGGTTTAAAAAACGGCAGAGAAAAGGTTTACAAAAAcgggagagaaaaaaaaaaaaaaaaaagaagaaaagactctCTCTCTATTCTCCTCTCGACAGTTTTTATCTTCTTTCGGCTAGGGTTCTTCTTCCCGAGATTCATTGTACAGGGAATATCAGTACTTTTCTTCTGtgttgattttagtttttttcaCGGTTTGATATGATGATCTGCATTGAAGAGAAGAGTAActgaattgaagttagggtttgaaggaATCAATCCGAGAAGAGTAActgaaattgaagttagggtttgaagcaATCAAGCCGAACGAAACATAGGTTAATGATATTTGGGTTAATCATAATCGAACAAAACAGATGCGGTGTTTTGAGATagagttagggtttggttttgaGATGAAGGAACCAAGAGCAGTTCGATCAATCAATCAACTTTTCTCTGGCTCCTAATCAACTCAAGAACAATCAAtcgccaccatcaacaacaatcgATCACTGCAATTCGACCAGGTAGAATTCAATTTCCAATACagcaaaaaaaacctaaatttcgttttttgatttgttgtttttaagAAAACCccaaattagggttcttacaTGTCAAATTTGGGGCTTTGTTTATAATGTTTTAGATTCATGAATATTGCTTGAATGGGTTTACAGTAATTTCATTGAATTAGTTGGTTTAGAGCTGAACTTCTGATCTCTTTCTTTCTCATCGTATGTTGTGATCAATTCCCCCGGTTGATTGATAACTAACCTTAGAATTTTCTGAGAACTCTAGACCTAGGAGCTTTTCTTCTGTTTTGCTCAATGCTGTGTCTAATAAACTCAAGCAGTTTCTGGATTAATGTGAATGTCTAATACATTTGATCCATATTTTCTTACCTATCAAGGCTTATTGCAGATTACCAGGATGTAGGTGGTGATGAGTGACGCAGCTGGACGTCATGGCACCATTAACATGGATACGATCTTTATGAGGATGGGAAGACATGTTTTAAGACGATGGACCGTATAAGATATGGTAAGATTTACTCCAGGTGATAATGCATTGATATGGGTTTgctattgattttttttcttctttgtaatacttgaACTGTGAAACAAACGCGCAGGTTTGGTTTAGTTGTTGATTTgcaataataaataataagggTTTTCAATTTGTTTGGTTTTCTTTCTCATCGTTTTTTTTTGTGcacaagaaaaaaatcaaaacgaaATCACAAAGTTTACTTTGTGCACAagagaaatcagggaaggaaGAATGGAGTTGTTGTGCTGCCGATGGAGGTATTGATGAACAAGGAAGGAATTGCCagttggattgatgattctggtAGGTGCTAATTTGAGGGGTTAGGACATATTTTAGGTTGAATTCGTGAAATCCTAGGGTTTCAAAGATAAAGTTTTGTTTTTAACTGATTTTATGTTATAATAGTTGTTTTTGGACTTATTCATTCCATGTTTCTCATTATGAATTTGATGCAGGTGTTGATGTTTTTTCTTTGTGTTATTATTAGAATCAGTACAGGTGGCCATGATATGCGGTAACTCCTAtctgttctttttctttcttatcaATTTTACGTGAGCTGTAGAGTAAACATTTGCACGTTTAACATTCTTTGCCGTATTCAATTTGTCCCCTTTTTTATATAAGGATTCAATGCTCCAGCAGTATTGGGTTTTAATTACACCATCAGTTGTTTTTGTATGCTACAGAAGGTGTCTAATATGAAACCGAAAACCAGTTATTAACTTCGTGTTGTCTTCTATGGAATATTAGGTACTTCATTGACTTAGAATTCTTGGTCACCTTCAACTTTGCTCTGTATTACTATTTTCCACAGAGCATTCTAGGATTATGGGAAGGTTGAACTAATTTCTAATTTTTGAAACTCAGGTACTTTGATTTCTGCTTCATATTCTTTCCAAATTATTGAGGATTTTAAATCTGGAATTTTTATTCTGAATTTTGGATATTACTATGAATTTGGGATTTGTTGTAACTGATGATAGTCATTTCAGTAAAATCTGTCGTTGCCTGTGTGTTCTCACAACTATCTCACTACTATTTTTTTAAAGCCAAAGTTTACTTGACACTAACTGTTGGACATGTTCGCAAGTTTTAGTTCATAAGAATAAATTGGGGTATGTTGATTTGGTTAACATACATAAGTATGTTATTATTATTCGGTCTACAATTCTGTGCACTGACTTGAGCAAATAATATTCATGTCTTCATCAGTGTGATGAAATACATTGGGTGGTACTAAACAACCTAATTTGGAAATTCGATCCCTTGCTTCCCGttgtcagaaaatatcaaaagtaAATCATCCCACCTACTTTTTCGTTGTACTAAACTTTTATCCCTCTAGCTTAGCAACTTATGTTATTTCATCCTGTAGGTTTGATCAGGCAAGTACTCTTTGTCCTCCACGATGCCACCAAGGTCATCTTCAACCTTGCCATTCATGAGGTgcttgacataaaagaaaggtgCCATTACCATGTATACTCTTTGTCATGTATGTAGCCATGTCAAGCTAATGTTTACTGATCTATTGGTAGGTAAATGCAATATAGTATTGGATTTACTGAATCACACACGTCTCTTTGGTTTTCATTCTGCAGGGAGCACAAAATCGAAtgtattaggtgaatcatcatcATGTTTACTGATTTTGTTCACTGCGACCATTTCATCTACTTATTCAAAGAGGTGAACTTTCAACCATGTTGGCAGTGGTAACCAAAGACGGGCAATTTCCTCAACAAACTAACTAAGAGGGTCTACATATTACCAAGCAATCTATGTaacagttctttttttttttattttttggaaacttgGATATGTATTCAGTAAACAATGTTACCAGATGCCGGCACTGTGTGCATGTGTCGTTGTGTGGCTCACACAAGACTAATGTTAAAACTATTTCCGTCCTTACTGACATGCTGTATTTGGGTGCAGTGTGCATCCATGGAAAATTAAAACCGTTTATTCAATTAACGATAACAAATAAGGACTCTTTACAATTTCTTTCTTTATCAACAATCATTGGCCATCATCCCTTTACAGGTAATAGCAAAGGAGAACACCATTATTCTATGCAGTAATGGTGGTCATGTTTTGACACccaatgattttttattttatttttgaagcatgaaattaaTTAGAACAATTACACTGTTATTACACGTGGGAATGTGATTCCCATTGAATTGTTCAAAAGAATTTGATTAAGAAAAGCCGGATTCGTCCGTACCCAAATTGATGTTGATAGGTTTCTGGTTTGGCTACCATCGGCTGCAAAGTTTGTCAGTCCATCCGCGGCTTGGTTTCCTTCTCTATAATTATGTTGAATAGCACAACATGGAATTTGTCTCAATCGATTGACACCCAATGATACTGCAATACTAATCTAGAGGACGTATACTGTAAATTAAAGATACTAAACAATTTTTTTGAACAGTAACTGAAGCAATAAATAATCATGCACAGTACAGATTaacatttatttttcctttttgatgGGTATTGAGTTCGTGTTCATTGAAGTTATGGGCACAATTACTTATTTCTAGCTATAATGATACTGAGCATGCAATTCTTACAGTTTTCGGTAGATGGTCGTGTTTGCCCGTGTTAATTGAAACCAAGACGATTACATGTTATACAAATTTCCATTCTTCTTGAAACCAGGTTTAACTCTCTAGCTAGCTTAATAATTGTAAAGTACGGATGATTTTATAATTCGATGGTTACATAAATACTCAAAATGtataaaattctaaaagaaagagttaccccaaatcaaaaatcctaaccaACTGGGGATAGCTCAGTTGGTTAGGGTCGAACTCTCGAGTTGTTAGGTCAGAGGTTCAAATCCCGCGCGgatcatatcaaaaaaaaaaaaaaatcgggacAAGGCGCGgatcatatcaaaaaaaaaaaaaactcggttCTCCTCgccacatcaaatcaaaaatcctaagcgatggggcgaggcgaagccgagccacaccaaatcaaaaatcctaagcgacggggcgaggcgaggccgagctacaccaaatcaaaaatcctaagcgatTCGTTTAAAACGATGTGGTAGAAAGCAACGTGCGacttaccaaatcaaaaattctaAGCATACATCGGGacgaggcgaggcgaagccgagccaagcATGCATTGGGACCGGGCAAGACGaaaccgagccacaccaaatcaaaaatcctaagcatgcattgggatggggcgaggcgaagctgagggacaccaaatcaaaaatcctaagccaCGGGGAATGACTGGGGCGAGGCGAAGTCACAtcacaccaaaccaaaaatatggttaaTATTAAAAGTAAAAAATTATGGTAGATGGTTTTCGGGTCCTCCCGGGCGTAGCACGGACACAAAATCTAGTTAAAATAGTAGCTGTTGTTCCAAGTTTTTTTTACATAGCATCAATGCTGACAAATACAATAACAACGCATAggaattgacgtttagtcccaaaattATTGGGCTTTGGACGCTCTAGTCCTAGCCACTGAGGCCTAGTACTCGTTAGTCCAATTTTTCGTACGCGCGAACAGTTTAGTCCAGATTTCTACGAGTCGGACCAAATTTCGTCTGATTTAAAAAATGTGGTTTCTTCTTATTTCCATAATTACCCTTTTaatgtttttttattcattttttagATCTTAGATTTTTCGGAGAGAAAATAGACACAGACGATTTAGTGTTGTTTTTTCTCCAGCAGAGATTCGTACATCATGTCAGGATTTTGATCTTTTCATTTTATGTTTATTTGACTGATTTCGtcatttcttcttattcttcttcttcttcaattttctaGGTTTGAtatgtgttgagattattagtcccacattgtgtggGCAATccaagatcctgcgatttataattcttagggcctctccactcatagccaattggttttgagttggatgcccgtattctaacatggtatcagagcagggtatttgtgtcgagtcagttgaccgcaccattactccgcgtcacccgatttgttgtccacgtgttagacccaacgaggctacacgtgagggggcgtgttgagattattagtcccatattgtatgggcaattaagatcctgtggtttataatctcttagggcctctccattcattgccaattggatttgagttggatgcccgtattctaacaataTGTTCATGGAGATCTCTGATTTAGTTTATTCAATACCATTTAGACCTCAATCTTTCATTCAATCTACGGAAATCTCAAATTCTTCGTGTTGTTTAATTTCCCTGATATGTAAATCTCAATAGTGAGTTTCAATTAACTGA
Above is a genomic segment from Papaver somniferum cultivar HN1 chromosome 10, ASM357369v1, whole genome shotgun sequence containing:
- the LOC113315682 gene encoding uncharacterized protein LOC113315682; protein product: MSACQPIHTPLEEKVNLCIEPDQVPADKRRYQRLVGRLMYLSHTRPDLAYALSVVSQFMRNPDYRKVVAYTDSDYAGEIDGRRSTAGYFTFVGGNLVTWRSKKQNIVTRSSAQAEFRGMSDGICETLWLRLLLKDLGVPLKDPITLYCDNKAARDIAHNPV